Part of the Spiroplasma turonicum genome, AAACCAATAAATGAAGTTTTGCAACAAGTAGATTTTCTTATTAACGATGCTTTAAATGAAAGACTATCTAAAAATGACTAAAAATGATTTTCTACTTAGTTGTTCACTTTCAATGAAAAAAAAACAACTACATCATGCAATAATAGTTCTTTCAAATAATCAAACTATTTTAGATTCTTGTAAAAATGATTTTGTAAGAGTCTTATTTTGTTTAAATAACAACATCGAATATGATAATTGTGATTATTGCATAAAAAACAGTTATCAAAGTAATTTCAATATTGCAACTATAGATGGATTAAATTCAAACATAAAAAAAGAAGAAATCCTAAAAGTTATTAATAGATTTTCACACTCATCATTCAACTTTTCTGAAAAAAAACTTTATGTTTTAAGAAATGGTGAAAGTTTAAAAGAAAACGCTGCTAACACACTTCTAAAATTCCTTGAAGAACCCACTAAAAACACTTTTTGTTTAATCTTGTCAAATGATATTTCAAAAATTTTACCAACTATTAAATCAAGGTGTTTGCTGTTCAACATCACAGAAGATGTTAATATTAAACTTAATGATAATTTATGGGATTGTTATAATGAAAAAAACGAATTAAAGTTATTAAAATATTTCACTGATCTTAAGAATGTTGAAAAAAAAGAAGTTATTGAAAGATTAAATTATAACTTTAAAATATTTATACTTAAAAATAGTTTATTAGCAGAAAAAATTTTAGATTCAATTAATAACATAAGCATTTCAAATTATTACATCTTAGAGATTGAATATTTATTTAATATTTTTATTAAGGAGATAAATGAAGCTTAAAAATAATTTACTTTGTTATAAAGACTTATATATATATCAAGAAAGCAATCATTTTAATTTTTGCTTAGATTCTGTTCTCCTTGCAAGATTTGTTGTATTAAATAGTAAAACCAAGAGATTAATCGACGTAGGTACTAATAACTGTGTTATCCCTTTAATATTGTCAAGATACACATCTTCTAAAATAACTGCTGTGGAATTACAAAAAAGCTCGAGTGATATAGCAAATGAGAATGTTATGCTTAATAATAAACAAAATCAAATAGTTGTTTATAATGAAGATATAAACCAATTTTGTATAGATAAAAATAATATGTTTGATGTTGTAATTTGTAACCCTCCTTTTTTTAAAGTTAGTAAAGGTTCAAAATTTAAAGAATCTCAAGAAATATCAATTGCAAGGCATGAGTTAAAATTAACACTTGATCAGTTAATTAAAAGTTCAAGAATTTTATTAAATAATGAAGGAAAATTATATATGATACATTTGACAGATAGATTTGATGAAGTTATAACTAAATTATGTGATAAAGGTTTCGTGGCAAAAAAAGTAAGATTTATATACTCAAAGAAAAGTAGTTTAAAAAGTGATAAATTTCTTGTGGAAGCAAAGCTTTCAAACAAACAAGGTTGCACAATAATGCAACCACTCTATGTTCATAATGAAGATGGCACCTATACAGATGAAGTTAAGAAATATTTCAAGGATTAATATGAAATTAAAAAAAAATAAAAAGTACATAGTTGCTGTTTCTGGCGGACCAGACAGTATGTATCTTTTACATAATCTCGTCAAAAAAAATTTTAAAAACTTAGTAGTATGTCACGTTAATCATAATTATAGAGTTGATTCAATTCATGACCAGTTACTTGTTGAAGATTATTGTAAAAAAAACAATATTTTATTTTATGTAAAAAATATATATTATGAAACAAAAAATAAAAATTTTGAATCTTGAGCTAGAAACGAAAGGTATAGTTTTTTAAAAGAAATATTAATAAAAGAAGAAGCTGATGCAATTTTAACGGGGCATAATAAAAATGATCATATAGAAACATATTTATTACAAACTCAAAAAAACAAAATGGTTAAATTTTATGGTATAAAAAATAAAACCCATATAAACAATTGCCTAATTTTAAGACCAATATTAAATTTAAAAAAATCTACTATTATTAAAAAAATGAATAAATTTAATTTGCTCTATGCAATTGATACAACTAATTATGATACAAAATATTCTAGAAATAAAATACGCAAAAATTTATCTGAAAGCAGTTTTAAGTATTATGAAAAATTGATATATATAGAAAATAAGGAAGTAGATAAATATAATAAAACAATATTAAAATTATTGCCAAAACAAAAAAAGTATTTTGACTTAAACACTTTTACTAAAGATAATGATTTTAACCTGAGATATTTTTTTAAATATGTTGAAGAAAATTATAGAGTCACAGAAATATTAAAATCTAAAAAAGCAAGATTAAAAGAAATAATTAGACAATTGTCTTCTGATAAGAGTTACATAAATATAAGCATTAACTCTTTTAATATAATCAAAGATTATAACAGAGTATATATAGTTAAAAACTCTACGGTTGAAGTTTTTGAGTCCTTTTCTAAACCTCAAGGGTTTGAGTGAACACAAAATGAAAAAACTAATTTAATATACACTAACAATTGGGTTAAATGACAATCAAAATTATATTATAATAAAAAAAGATTAAAAGACTTTTATATGAATAAAAAATTTAGTTATTTAAAAAGATTTAAAACTATATTAGTGTTTGATCCTGTAGACAAAGTTATTTTAAATAAAATATGTTAGAATAAAATAGATTTAGAAAAAGCGAGCGGAGTTTAATGAAAAATAAAAAAACTTTATGAATTATTATTATTACATTACTTCTTTTGGTTGTTCTTGGATTTGCAATATACAGTTTTATAGCAGGTTCAGCTGAGAAACTATCATATCAGCAATTCCAAGACTTACTTAGTCAAAATAAAATTGTGACAAGTTCTCTAGAAGAAAAAATTTATAACGGTGTTCATGTTATTTCTGGGGTGTATGAAAAAAATGGCTCACCTCATAGATTTGTTGTAGGTATAAACAACCAACAATATGATTATTTGCTAAATAATCCTATGTTTAGAGACATTGTTAGTCAGATTGTAACAAACCAAGAAATAACTTCACCAATCTGAACATTAGCACAGTCATTATTACCAGTTTTAATTATGGTTGGTGTCTATGTTTGAATCTTTAGTGCTATGTCTAAAGGTGGAATGGGCGGTGGAATCCTTGGAGGAAAATCATCAAGACCAAGACAAATTAAATCAGATGTTAAGTTTTCTGATGTAGCAGGTATAAATGAAGAAAAAACTGAGTTAGTAGAATTAGTAGATTACTTAAGAAACCCAAATAAATATGCAATGATGGGTGCTAGGGTACCAAAAGGTGTTCTTATGGAAGGTCCACCAGGAACTGGTAAAACATTATTAGCAAAAGCAGTTGCCGGAGAGGCAAATGTTGCATTTTTTACAATGGCAGGTTCAGAATTCGAAGAAATGTTTGTAGGTTTAGGAGCAAGCAGGGTTAGGGACTTGTTTGGTGATGCCAAAAAAGCTGCACCATGCATCATATTCATTGATGAGATTGATGCTGTCGGTAGAAAAAGAAATACAGCAATGGGTTCTGCTACAAATGAACAAACTCTAAACCAATTACTTGTTGAAATGGATGGTTTTGGTTCAAACTCAGGTGTCATAGTAATGGCTGCAACAAATAGAGTTGATGTTTTAGATCCAGCTTTATTAAGACCTGGGCGTTTTGATAGAATTATACAAATTTCACTTCC contains:
- a CDS encoding DNA polymerase III subunit delta', whose protein sequence is MKKKQLHHAIIVLSNNQTILDSCKNDFVRVLFCLNNNIEYDNCDYCIKNSYQSNFNIATIDGLNSNIKKEEILKVINRFSHSSFNFSEKKLYVLRNGESLKENAANTLLKFLEEPTKNTFCLILSNDISKILPTIKSRCLLFNITEDVNIKLNDNLWDCYNEKNELKLLKYFTDLKNVEKKEVIERLNYNFKIFILKNSLLAEKILDSINNISISNYYILEIEYLFNIFIKEINEA
- a CDS encoding tRNA1(Val) (adenine(37)-N6)-methyltransferase, with translation MKLKNNLLCYKDLYIYQESNHFNFCLDSVLLARFVVLNSKTKRLIDVGTNNCVIPLILSRYTSSKITAVELQKSSSDIANENVMLNNKQNQIVVYNEDINQFCIDKNNMFDVVICNPPFFKVSKGSKFKESQEISIARHELKLTLDQLIKSSRILLNNEGKLYMIHLTDRFDEVITKLCDKGFVAKKVRFIYSKKSSLKSDKFLVEAKLSNKQGCTIMQPLYVHNEDGTYTDEVKKYFKD
- the tilS gene encoding tRNA lysidine(34) synthetase TilS — encoded protein: MKLKKNKKYIVAVSGGPDSMYLLHNLVKKNFKNLVVCHVNHNYRVDSIHDQLLVEDYCKKNNILFYVKNIYYETKNKNFESWARNERYSFLKEILIKEEADAILTGHNKNDHIETYLLQTQKNKMVKFYGIKNKTHINNCLILRPILNLKKSTIIKKMNKFNLLYAIDTTNYDTKYSRNKIRKNLSESSFKYYEKLIYIENKEVDKYNKTILKLLPKQKKYFDLNTFTKDNDFNLRYFFKYVEENYRVTEILKSKKARLKEIIRQLSSDKSYINISINSFNIIKDYNRVYIVKNSTVEVFESFSKPQGFEWTQNEKTNLIYTNNWVKWQSKLYYNKKRLKDFYMNKKFSYLKRFKTILVFDPVDKVILNKIC
- the ftsH gene encoding ATP-dependent zinc metalloprotease FtsH, with translation MKNKKTLWIIIITLLLLVVLGFAIYSFIAGSAEKLSYQQFQDLLSQNKIVTSSLEEKIYNGVHVISGVYEKNGSPHRFVVGINNQQYDYLLNNPMFRDIVSQIVTNQEITSPIWTLAQSLLPVLIMVGVYVWIFSAMSKGGMGGGILGGKSSRPRQIKSDVKFSDVAGINEEKTELVELVDYLRNPNKYAMMGARVPKGVLMEGPPGTGKTLLAKAVAGEANVAFFTMAGSEFEEMFVGLGASRVRDLFGDAKKAAPCIIFIDEIDAVGRKRNTAMGSATNEQTLNQLLVEMDGFGSNSGVIVMAATNRVDVLDPALLRPGRFDRIIQISLPDIREREAILKLHARNKSVSPEIDWKRVAERTPGFSGAQLENVLNEAAILVVRNKRKMITLSDIDEAIDRVVGGPAKKSRAMTIQDKKVVSYHEAGHALIGLKLDSASKVQKVTIIPRGNAGGYTIMTPKDESNFSSKEDLFASIAGYLGGRAAEEIMFGKDKITTGAHDDLDKATNIARRMVTQFGMSSLGLTKYLTMQEESYGQTKGVYSDEVAYKIDIEINTILDNCYKIAHDIISKNLETLELIAESLRVLETITAEQIEYINKYNKLPNEVILEKERMEKEEKKKNAGEILEFEPDEDEKK